A genome region from Panicum virgatum strain AP13 chromosome 4K, P.virgatum_v5, whole genome shotgun sequence includes the following:
- the LOC120703712 gene encoding uncharacterized protein LOC120703712 — MTWKDLSTLLGFHPRCTTDIEHVIRAYHKESFWQSISGLASYMQPHCNDIQHPILRLMHKWVALMCFPREDLRTVQVDELRILYAMVNKIKIAPVKEMVCQWLGDFRMVEPVECTSLITRIANGLGVLTWAQITYIAAPRMQIDLAYLVQGHTLKSALDGSIIFFFPGYVNEIPLPNPGLRLYKSRSLTFELQPMEAPRRSSVSGRMTRSRSRNAAMDMLPPPPHPFHGYAGYALAGGMAGSSFEHQPSWDQHIPQPEAGGSSWQSAGSSDWEQAARANCGYSGSSSSSGAPPLFAARHSFSARSYHDLRQGIHDINLRTDDIEHTTQQIQSTLNIHIEDTMQQHAQQQRDHITMMNFLKKQQEDNLAFYWYHGYDPGPGQ, encoded by the coding sequence ATGACTTGGAAAGATTTGAGCACTCTTTTGGGTTTTCATCCAAGATGCACTACTGATATTGAGCACGTAATCCGTGCATACCACAAGGAAAGTTTTTGGCAGTCCATCTCGGGATTAGCCTCGTATATGCAGCCCCATTGTAATGATATTCAACATCCGATCTTGCGTCTGATGCATAAATGGGTTGCACTTATGTGTTTTCCAAGGGAGGATCTTCGAACGGTTCAGGTTGATGAACTTCGtattctttatgccatggtgaacaaaattaaaATTGCCCCCGTTAAAGAAATGGTTTGCCAGTGGCTTGGGGATTTCAGAATGGTTGAGCCTGTTGAATGTACTTCACTTATTACGCGGATTGCTAATGGTTTGGGTGTGTTAACTTGGGCTCAAATTACTTATATTGCGGCACCCCGTATGCAAATTGATTTGGCTTATTTGGTACAAGGACATACTTTAAAGAGTGCTCTAGATGGCTCGattatatttttctttcccGGCTATGTAAACGAAATCCCGCTTCCTAACCCGGGGCTTCGTTTATATAAGAGCAGGAGCCTAACATTTGAACTGCAGCCTATGGAAGCACCTCGCAGGAGTAGTGTGTCCGGAAGAATGACCAGGAGTAGGTCCCGGAATGCTGCAATGGACATGCTGCCGCCTCCGCCACATCCTTTTCATGGTTATGCAGGGTATGCTCTAGCTGGAGGGATGGCCGGATCCTCGTTCGAACATCAACCTAGTTGGGACCAGCACATCCCGCAACCCGAGGCCGGTGGGTCATCATGGCAGAGTGCAGGAAGCTCCGACTGGGAGCAAGCCGCCAGGGCCAattgtggctacagtggtagctcCAGTTCAAGTGGGGCACCCCCGCTCTTCGCGGCCCGACACTCATTTTCAGCACGAAGCTACCATGATCTCCGTCAAGGGATCCATGATATCAACCTTAGGACGGATGACATTGAGCATACTACGCAGCAAATCCAGAGCACCCTCAACATACATATTGAAGACACAATGCAGCAACATGCCCAGCAGCAAAGAGATCATATCACCATGATGAATTTCCTGAAGAAGCAACAAGAGGACAATCTGGCTTTCTACTGGTACCATGGTTATGATCCTGGACCCGGACAATAA